In the Cyanobacterium sp. T60_A2020_053 genome, TCAGGAGAGTGTAAATCAGGATCAAAATTAACTTTTTGCCAAGGTTTTCCAATAGATTGAATATCCCACAAAGATAGTAAATTTTCTAAAGGTTTAAGTAGAGAAATAACATTTTTAGCAGGTAAATACGGCTTAAACTTTATCATCATTTTTGCCGTAGGATAGTTAGTCAATAAAGAATTAATTTCAATAAATGTTTTTTCCCGCCACTGTTGAGATAACTTAGTCGGTAAACTTTCATAATCACTTTGAAGACTTTGATAACGTTGATGTAACTCAGAAATTTTTTGATTCAACTCATCTTCTTGATGTTGAGAAACCTTTTCTAATTGATAATACTGGTTTTGACTTAACTCTAATTGATCAGAAATTTGCTCTAATTCTAACTCCAGCGCCCGTATTTTTTCATCAGCATCTCGGAGAGAAACCAAACTTTCAGCCAATTTTGCCTCACTTTCTTCCTTAGCCTCACTAAGCGCTTTCAACGATTCCATTAACGAATTTTTAACGTCATCATTGATAGGATTGGATAACAATGTGTCATCTTCCCCTTGATTAGTCAGAGGAGAAAAAGAAGTTGTTTGGTTGGAAGTTGAATTAAGCTGGGAATCATCATCATTACGGTTAAATAAAGTTAGTAAAAAACTACCACTACCTAACCATAAAACTATACCGAGAAAAAAATCTGTAAAATCCGCCATAATGATTAAATTACCATGAGTGAATTATTTTTTAAGATTCACTGTCATAATGATCCATTAAAATAGTGATCGAATGTCAATAAAATTACCTACAACTATTATGACTGCTGATCAATTTATCATGTTAATCGTTTTATTAGTACCCGGTTTATTATTATCCGCCTTAGTAATGGTATCTTTCGCTAAAGGTGGCTAAATTCTATCCCTTCCCTTTTTGCCTATTGCCTCTTGTATTTTAACATAATTCTCATAACTCATTTAGTATTGCCGTATATGTCTTTTTTACCAAAATATCAACCGGAAAAACTATCACTAGGTTTTTTAGAACAAGAAATACTAGAAATTTTATGGGAATTTGGCACAGCAACTGTGAAAGATGTCCATGAGAAAATTTTAAGTGATCCAGATCGAGAATTAGCTTATGCTTCAGTTACTACTGTATTAAATAGACTCACTAAAAAAGGTTGGTTAAAAGTTGAAAAAAAAAGTAGAGCATTTTATTGGACTCCCTTAATTTCTGAATCTCAAGCTAGAGCAATTCAATCATATCAACAATTACAAAGTTTTTTAGCTGTTAGTAATCCTGATTTAGTTGCTTCCTTTGCTGATAGTTTAGATACCGACAGTCTTGAACAAATTACCGCTATTGCCAATCGATTAAAAGAAATTCGTCAAAATAGAAAGGAAGAAAAATAAATGCACTTTTTAATCATTATTACTGCCATTTTTTCAGCATATTTAATTAGGCTCTTTAGTCAACATAATTATTTTAAAAATAAAAAAAACTGGAATTACTCCCTATTCTTTTTTGTAACTCCCGCCTTGTTAATCATCATGAGTTGCTTTGCTATTATTGCCATGGGATACCAAGGAAAAATGTGGGGATATGAAGCGACTATGATTAGTTATAGTTTAGCTTGTTTATATCTAGTTTATGGATTGATTATTTTTGGTAAATATATAGCAGATGTGAAAAAAAGTTCAGCGCCCTTCACCCTATATTCTACCGCTAAAATTTATGAGGCAAGTTATCAGTTACTACCTACTAATTTACCTTATGCTG is a window encoding:
- a CDS encoding BlaI/MecI/CopY family transcriptional regulator — protein: MSFLPKYQPEKLSLGFLEQEILEILWEFGTATVKDVHEKILSDPDRELAYASVTTVLNRLTKKGWLKVEKKSRAFYWTPLISESQARAIQSYQQLQSFLAVSNPDLVASFADSLDTDSLEQITAIANRLKEIRQNRKEEK